aaaaaggcatgttttttctccttagtCTGGGATCTATGTCTCTGTGTGCACAATGTGGAAGGATGTATTAAGAAATCAAGAGGGTGAGGAGGTTTCCATTTTAGGtttattgacatttttcttattaaacatAAAATTGAGCCTAGCGGGAAGATTTGGGGTTGGAGAGCTGCAGTTTCAGGTCAGCTTGTCCTCGGTTTATGCATTAAGAGCAGGCTAGGGCTTTGGAATCCacaatacagcttttttttccttttttttttttttttaaacaacaaaaaaaattactacaGTAAGAGAAGGAAGCCAGTACCTGAGGTCCTCACTAAAGGGAGAAGCTTACATCATTATTTCAAGTCTCCTCCCAATTCCACCTTGCCTTCCATTCATGTCTCCCCATTTTCTGACTCTGCCGCTTGCACCTTACCTCTTTTTAGATGAGCTGTGTCAGGGAGAAACCTCTCCTCCAATACCTGTGCCTGATTCGCTCTCTAGGTGTTCAGCTTTTCATCTCTTAAATCTGAAGGGGATTTGTGGTTGGGTGTCACCTCCCATCCCTGAGGCCTCACTGTCGAAAGCCTCCAACCGACAGAGGCTGCAGCTGAACTGCTGAACGCAGCCCCCTCATTCCTCACCCACCACCTTCTTGCCCCTGTCAGCTCCACCCAGCTGCAGATCTCAACCCTCTTTGCCCCCCAGCCTTATGCCTTACTACCGCTGCTGAAGCACTCGCATCTTTCACTAGCCTAGCCTTGTTGGAAGGACTATGACAGCAACCCGCACAGCATCCTTCCAAGCAGTGACACACAGGACAGAAAGACGACTGTTTGTTATTAGCCAAAAATTCCCAGTTGAGCATAAAAACTAACAGCTGGGGTTTGAGTCTGCTTATTTCCCCTTTTTGAATTTGGCTGCGGCATTGCTGGTCTTGGCTTTCTTCTTCGCCGACCCCTTGGACTCAGGCTCCTTGCGCTTGGCCGACGTGATGGAGCCCGTCACCTTGAAGAAGTCGTCCAGCCGGCCCTGCGTGCTGCCCTGACGGCTTTTGCTCAGCCTTTTGACGCCGTTGCGGACGCGCTCCTCGTTGAACTGTTTCTCCACGCACATGAACTGGACGAGCTGCTCTTCGTTCGGCTCCATCCACTTCAGCTCGATGTCGTCAGGGTTGACCACGTCTGGCTCTAGAAAGAGCTTCTGGGCCTCCTTGTGCAACCAGTTCTCGGGCAGAGGGTACTTCTTGGTGTCTATGTGCTGAACGATCTCCTCAATGGTTTTGTGCTGTCTGATGAGCTCAACGGCCCGCTTGGGCCCGATGCCGCGGATGCTCTCGCAGTAGTCGCAGCCCAGGAGGATGCATAGATCCACAAACTGCTCCCAGGTCAGATCGAGGTCCTGCAGGATACGGTTCAGGTGGAACTCCTGGATGGGCAGCTTCTTAGCTTCACTGGCAGTAAGATGCCGCATCAGCACGGGACTGCCGAAGGTCAGGCAATCCATATCTTCCGTGGCGGCCGCGTAGACCTTCCCTGCCTTCACCAGGGTGGCACAGCTGGCTTCCGCCTCCCCCGGGGCCTCCACGTAGGGGATGCCCATCAGCATCAGCAGCTTCTTGCACTCGTCGGTGTGCTGCTGGGTCACCTTGACCAGCCTCTTGCTGAACTTCTCGATGTTGATCTCCTCTCCGGCCTGCTGGGCCTCCTGCAGGTGCTTCTCGGCCTCAGCCCGCCGCTCGGTCCTCTTGGCCAGCTCCCCCGACTTCAGCTGCGGCGGCTTGCCGTCGAAGACGTACACGGGCTTGATGCCGTTCTCCACCATGCGGATGGTGCGGTAGAACATGCCCATCAGGTGGCTGGTGGTCTCGCCCTCCTCGTTCTGCAGCACCTCGGCGCCCTGCCGCACGGCGATCAGGAACTGGTAGATGCTCATGGAGGCGTCGATGGCCACCTTCCGCCCGAAGTACGCCTTGATGTCGTTCTCACGGATGGCGCCGGGCGCCACGTCGGCGATCAGCTTGGCCAGGCCGTGGATCCCCATCCTGCGGGGCACAAGGGCTGCGCTCA
This Cygnus atratus isolate AKBS03 ecotype Queensland, Australia chromosome 5, CAtr_DNAZoo_HiC_assembly, whole genome shotgun sequence DNA region includes the following protein-coding sequences:
- the FEN1 gene encoding flap endonuclease 1, whose product is MGIHGLAKLIADVAPGAIRENDIKAYFGRKVAIDASMSIYQFLIAVRQGAEVLQNEEGETTSHLMGMFYRTIRMVENGIKPVYVFDGKPPQLKSGELAKRTERRAEAEKHLQEAQQAGEEINIEKFSKRLVKVTQQHTDECKKLLMLMGIPYVEAPGEAEASCATLVKAGKVYAAATEDMDCLTFGSPVLMRHLTASEAKKLPIQEFHLNRILQDLDLTWEQFVDLCILLGCDYCESIRGIGPKRAVELIRQHKTIEEIVQHIDTKKYPLPENWLHKEAQKLFLEPDVVNPDDIELKWMEPNEEQLVQFMCVEKQFNEERVRNGVKRLSKSRQGSTQGRLDDFFKVTGSITSAKRKEPESKGSAKKKAKTSNAAAKFKKGK